One window of Chloroflexus aggregans DSM 9485 genomic DNA carries:
- a CDS encoding zinc-dependent metalloprotease, with product MVGNQNELRRFGAALLIGIAAGLAARYYFDSRARNESRVPTGLIDWEQARQAALRLSQWEQAPVDDRHFRRQQYAQMVAQSEPLIAEYLGVQLPEPVNRIFVFDRREWLEANIVSFSQLFRPLEEVYEKNGGGRGALGVMVNDVSSKLLGMQIGGLLGYLAQRVLGQYDLSLLSAEATGGSLYFVEPNIARVQQQLGLNDTDFRLWITLHEMTHAFEFEAYPWVRRYFRELIEQNFTLISGQMLGNGNNLIDIMMRLVQGVGSGQHWIESVLTPDQRVVFDRIQALMSIIEGYGNHVMNAVGRRLLPSFSQIEHQIAQRQRQRTLLDQMVFRLTGLDLKLAQYQQGEAFVNAVVAARGIRFAGRVWERPEHLPSMEEIRNPAMWIARIERM from the coding sequence TTGGTCGGTAATCAGAATGAATTACGTCGCTTCGGCGCCGCTCTGTTGATCGGAATAGCGGCCGGTTTAGCGGCGCGCTACTATTTCGACTCTCGTGCTCGTAATGAAAGTCGGGTGCCCACCGGCTTGATCGACTGGGAGCAGGCCCGTCAGGCGGCATTACGTTTGTCGCAGTGGGAGCAAGCCCCGGTTGACGATCGCCATTTTCGCCGCCAGCAGTACGCCCAGATGGTGGCGCAAAGTGAACCTCTCATCGCCGAGTATCTTGGCGTGCAATTACCCGAACCGGTCAATCGAATTTTTGTCTTCGACCGGCGGGAATGGCTCGAAGCGAATATTGTCTCATTTAGCCAGCTCTTCCGCCCCCTCGAAGAGGTGTATGAAAAGAATGGTGGCGGGCGTGGTGCATTGGGGGTGATGGTTAACGACGTCAGCAGTAAGTTGCTGGGGATGCAGATCGGTGGTCTCCTTGGGTATCTGGCTCAGCGTGTGCTCGGTCAGTACGACTTAAGTCTGCTCTCGGCCGAAGCGACCGGTGGTTCGCTGTACTTTGTCGAACCGAATATTGCCCGTGTCCAGCAGCAACTCGGCCTGAACGATACCGATTTTCGGCTCTGGATTACGCTGCACGAGATGACCCACGCCTTTGAGTTTGAAGCGTATCCATGGGTGCGTCGCTATTTCCGTGAACTGATCGAGCAGAACTTTACGCTCATCAGCGGCCAAATGCTGGGTAACGGCAATAATCTGATCGATATTATGATGCGGCTGGTGCAAGGGGTCGGGAGTGGTCAACATTGGATCGAATCGGTATTGACACCCGATCAGCGGGTGGTGTTTGATCGGATTCAAGCACTGATGTCAATTATTGAAGGTTACGGCAACCATGTGATGAACGCGGTTGGTCGGCGCTTGCTACCGAGTTTCAGCCAGATCGAACATCAGATCGCGCAGCGGCAGCGGCAGCGAACGTTACTCGATCAGATGGTCTTTCGCTTAACCGGCCTCGATCTCAAACTAGCCCAATATCAGCAAGGTGAGGCATTTGTCAATGCGGTAGTGGCCGCACGCGGGATCAGATTTGCCGGTCGCGTCTGGGAACGGCCCGAACATCTGCCGTCAATGGAAGAGATCCGCAATCCGGCGATGTGGATTGCCCGCATAGAACGTATGTAG
- a CDS encoding DNA-3-methyladenine glycosylase family protein — protein sequence MEQALNYLCTVDPVLAPWIDQIGSFALQRQPHSFATLAYAIISQQLSLNAARAIRDRLTTLLGELTPEQILAADTTALRAAGLSMQKSGYLRDLAERIVYGQINLELLPTLDDETAIAMLTNVRGIGRWTAEIYLMFALNRLDILPADDLGLRDGARLVYQLPQILSPRELRALGERWRPYRSIACWYLWQIRHIMSKS from the coding sequence ATGGAGCAAGCTCTCAACTATCTCTGCACCGTTGATCCGGTACTGGCACCGTGGATCGATCAGATTGGTTCGTTCGCACTCCAACGCCAACCGCACAGCTTTGCCACCCTCGCCTATGCAATTATCAGCCAACAACTCTCATTGAATGCCGCGCGTGCGATCCGTGATCGTCTAACGACCCTCCTCGGTGAACTGACGCCGGAACAGATACTGGCTGCCGACACGACTGCGCTACGCGCTGCCGGCCTCTCGATGCAAAAAAGCGGTTACCTACGAGATCTAGCCGAGCGCATCGTGTATGGGCAGATCAACCTTGAACTACTCCCGACGCTCGACGATGAAACGGCCATTGCAATGCTAACCAACGTGCGCGGAATTGGACGATGGACGGCTGAAATCTATCTCATGTTCGCACTCAACCGGCTTGACATCTTACCTGCTGACGATCTCGGACTGCGGGATGGCGCCCGCCTGGTTTATCAATTACCACAGATACTGTCGCCGCGTGAACTACGTGCGTTAGGTGAACGTTGGCGACCGTACCGTAGTATCGCCTGCTGGTATCTTTGGCAAATTCGGCACATTATGTCGAAAAGTTGA
- a CDS encoding peptidylprolyl isomerase, whose translation MSTQRPSSTPNPMTGLIAIAILLIILGLVAGLLISRAAPPTATPSPTTPPAPPTAAPVATPTPAASTMPIMPTATTYRYNSPPPMTIDPAKKYTATIYTPRGEIVIELLPDIAPQTVNNFVFLARQNFYNGLTWHRVLPNFMAQGGDPNGDGTGGPGYTIPAEFTDKILFDQPGIVAMARSTDPNSAGSQFFITTAPAPWLNEQYTIFGRVIKGQEIVDGIPLRDPNNPADLATPGETILGITISEE comes from the coding sequence GTGAGTACACAACGTCCATCTTCCACACCTAATCCAATGACCGGCTTGATAGCCATTGCTATTCTGCTGATCATTCTTGGTCTTGTTGCCGGCCTACTGATTAGCCGTGCAGCACCACCAACAGCGACGCCGTCTCCTACCACTCCACCGGCCCCACCGACGGCTGCACCCGTTGCCACTCCAACACCGGCGGCAAGCACAATGCCGATCATGCCAACCGCCACGACCTACCGGTATAACAGCCCACCCCCAATGACAATTGATCCGGCCAAGAAGTACACCGCGACCATCTACACACCCCGCGGCGAGATAGTGATTGAGCTGTTGCCCGATATTGCGCCGCAAACGGTGAACAATTTCGTCTTTCTAGCCCGCCAGAATTTCTACAACGGCTTAACGTGGCACCGTGTCCTGCCGAACTTTATGGCACAAGGTGGCGATCCGAACGGCGATGGCACCGGTGGGCCGGGCTATACCATCCCTGCTGAGTTCACCGACAAAATCCTGTTCGACCAGCCCGGGATCGTGGCAATGGCACGCTCTACTGACCCCAACAGTGCCGGTTCACAATTCTTTATCACGACTGCACCGGCACCGTGGCTTAACGAGCAGTACACCATCTTTGGGCGCGTGATCAAAGGACAGGAGATTGTGGACGGCATTCCGCTGCGCGATCCGAACAATCCTGCCGATTTGGCAACACCGGGTGAGACGATTCTGGGCATTACGATTAGCGAAGAATAG
- a CDS encoding apurinic/apyrimidinic endonuclease family protein, giving the protein MIRLGFAVRTVQQPGLAGGAPLHLSVLLTQLGDLLSYLERRAIRFYRFAAPRHITPADLADCATQLALLSQRLSTQQIRLGLHLDPHLNLSHPDDRVAAETISTIEMATHLLVALDQPNTITHTLVIHAGAGDAEALLRLTRRWSALSAPARRRTTIEHNSSGPSLRLLLTLAARIGIPIVFDYLHFHLHNPDRWSLPLALGLSLATWPRDVRPEVHLSSQRSEAHLLPGRNGTTRVLPPRPGQHADFIVAQDALDLLAASRGLPPFDLMLEAKAGDLALLRLRHDLHRYAPEWEACVQ; this is encoded by the coding sequence ATGATCCGTCTAGGCTTTGCTGTTCGCACCGTGCAACAACCCGGTCTTGCCGGTGGCGCACCACTCCATCTAAGCGTCTTACTCACGCAACTCGGTGATCTGCTCTCGTACCTTGAACGACGGGCAATTCGGTTTTACCGTTTTGCTGCCCCGCGCCACATCACGCCGGCAGATCTGGCCGATTGCGCTACCCAGCTCGCACTACTCAGCCAACGCCTCAGCACACAGCAAATCCGCCTCGGTCTCCATCTCGATCCGCACCTCAACTTGAGTCACCCTGATGATCGGGTTGCCGCCGAAACCATAAGCACCATCGAGATGGCGACTCATCTGCTCGTTGCGCTCGATCAACCCAACACGATCACCCACACGCTGGTTATCCATGCCGGAGCCGGCGACGCCGAAGCACTCCTCCGCCTCACGCGGCGCTGGTCGGCATTATCGGCGCCTGCCCGCCGACGCACCACCATCGAACATAACAGTAGTGGGCCATCACTACGCCTGCTGCTGACTCTGGCCGCTCGTATCGGGATACCGATTGTCTTCGACTACCTCCATTTTCATTTACACAATCCCGACCGATGGAGTTTGCCGCTTGCCCTCGGGTTGAGTCTGGCAACGTGGCCGCGCGACGTGCGCCCTGAAGTGCATCTGAGCAGTCAGCGGAGCGAGGCCCATCTGCTACCGGGGCGCAACGGTACGACCCGCGTTCTACCACCGCGCCCCGGTCAACACGCCGATTTTATCGTTGCCCAAGACGCGCTCGACCTACTCGCGGCAAGTCGTGGCTTGCCGCCATTCGATCTTATGCTCGAAGCTAAAGCCGGTGATCTCGCGCTCCTCCGCTTACGCCATGACCTCCATCGCTACGCCCCAGAGTGGGAAGCGTGTGTGCAATAA
- the rph gene encoding ribonuclease PH, giving the protein MVRRDGRAPDQLRPITIEIGAAPYAEGSALIAYGNTRVLCTATIEDGVPAWMRGQQGGWVTAEYAMLPRATLQRSRRERNGPSGRTQEIQRLIGRALRAAIDLHAIGERTITIDCDVLQADGGTRTASISGGYVALALAVDHLVRSGAVETYPTLTPLAAVSVGMIQDTLLLDLCYEEDSQADLDCNVVMNINSAFVEVQATAERTPVSRAQLDALLDLAARGIQQILATQAAALATVLPNNAMSSSASP; this is encoded by the coding sequence ATGGTACGACGTGATGGCCGAGCGCCAGATCAACTGCGTCCTATCACCATCGAGATCGGTGCTGCTCCTTACGCGGAAGGATCGGCACTCATTGCGTATGGCAATACGCGCGTCCTGTGTACGGCAACTATTGAAGACGGTGTACCGGCGTGGATGCGCGGTCAGCAGGGTGGTTGGGTTACGGCAGAATACGCGATGCTACCGCGGGCGACATTACAACGGTCTCGCCGTGAACGTAACGGGCCAAGTGGGCGAACCCAAGAGATTCAACGCCTGATCGGGCGCGCACTGCGGGCAGCGATTGATTTACATGCGATCGGTGAGCGAACCATCACCATCGACTGCGACGTTCTACAGGCTGATGGTGGCACCCGCACTGCGTCGATCAGCGGTGGGTACGTTGCGTTAGCGCTCGCCGTCGATCATCTGGTACGCAGTGGCGCGGTTGAAACATACCCAACACTCACCCCACTGGCCGCAGTCAGTGTAGGAATGATTCAGGACACACTCCTGCTTGATCTTTGCTATGAGGAAGATAGTCAGGCCGATCTCGATTGTAATGTCGTGATGAACATCAATAGTGCGTTTGTCGAGGTACAGGCAACAGCCGAGCGAACACCGGTATCACGTGCCCAACTCGATGCACTGCTAGATCTTGCGGCACGTGGTATTCAACAGATTCTCGCAACCCAAGCTGCGGCGCTCGCCACCGTTTTGCCCAACAACGCCATGAGCAGCTCAGCTTCACCGTGA
- a CDS encoding tetratricopeptide repeat protein gives MTDEMKRVASRRHLRYGLAFERTQRPLAALEQFRRAIAADPTMRDAHNALAFHYQQQGLLAKAADTFAAVATLADDYFAHFNLGFVLIELERYDEAEREFQRCLELDPNDTAAQLELAYIYAARGEYAKAVTMLEKPRQRYYDDWAVFHLLGRCLFQLQQFDEAQQAWQHALALAPHAEAQFDLLACLQSIERRREFHTCTGLKDDLYVHEGVICLGSAMDDGITIHPLHNYHLREHDIVRTIQRFVALARSSKWQLGGIVAPDLTSKPLAAALAQLLELPLLNLHHLPNITTPILLVIAVGHSADLFTIARERLPIPSPGFCLAVNWMKHSPLWPEVVGVVVEGVCTVPWADELRGLSSAEQMTVIQRIADRLAAQVQYVSGEENLPRQIRYYTRHHRRLAINSLLPTTKPRL, from the coding sequence ATGACCGATGAGATGAAGCGCGTCGCCAGTCGTCGCCATTTACGGTACGGTTTGGCTTTCGAGCGCACCCAACGCCCGCTAGCGGCCCTCGAGCAGTTTCGCCGAGCGATTGCCGCCGACCCAACGATGCGTGACGCCCATAACGCACTGGCCTTCCATTATCAGCAGCAAGGCTTGTTGGCAAAAGCGGCCGACACGTTTGCGGCGGTCGCTACGCTTGCCGACGATTACTTTGCCCATTTCAACCTCGGCTTCGTCTTGATCGAACTTGAACGGTACGACGAAGCGGAACGAGAGTTCCAGCGTTGTCTTGAGCTTGATCCGAATGATACGGCTGCACAACTCGAATTAGCCTACATCTACGCAGCACGTGGTGAATATGCCAAAGCAGTGACGATGCTTGAAAAGCCGCGCCAACGTTACTACGATGACTGGGCGGTTTTTCATCTGCTGGGGCGTTGTCTCTTTCAATTACAACAGTTTGATGAAGCACAACAAGCCTGGCAACACGCTTTGGCACTTGCTCCCCACGCGGAAGCACAATTTGACCTGCTGGCGTGTTTGCAGAGTATTGAGCGGCGGCGAGAGTTTCACACATGCACCGGGCTGAAAGATGACCTCTACGTACACGAAGGTGTAATCTGTCTCGGTTCGGCGATGGATGACGGCATCACCATCCATCCACTACACAATTATCACCTGCGTGAACACGATATTGTGCGTACCATCCAACGCTTCGTCGCACTTGCCCGCAGCAGCAAATGGCAGTTGGGAGGGATTGTTGCCCCTGATCTGACCAGCAAACCACTCGCCGCTGCACTGGCTCAGCTTCTCGAGCTACCGCTGTTGAACTTACACCATCTCCCGAATATCACGACGCCGATCTTGCTCGTCATCGCGGTTGGTCACTCAGCCGACCTCTTCACCATCGCCCGAGAACGATTACCCATCCCCAGTCCTGGCTTCTGCCTCGCCGTCAATTGGATGAAACACAGTCCTTTGTGGCCTGAAGTAGTGGGGGTAGTGGTAGAAGGTGTATGTACCGTACCGTGGGCAGATGAACTACGTGGCTTGTCTTCAGCCGAACAAATGACGGTGATCCAGCGTATCGCCGACCGGCTGGCCGCCCAAGTACAATACGTATCCGGTGAAGAGAATCTACCTCGCCAGATTCGCTACTATACCCGCCACCATCGTCGGTTGGCGATCAACAGTCTACTACCCACGACCAAACCACGGCTCTGA